The proteins below come from a single Tiliqua scincoides isolate rTilSci1 chromosome 16, rTilSci1.hap2, whole genome shotgun sequence genomic window:
- the NDUFA8 gene encoding NADH dehydrogenase [ubiquinone] 1 alpha subcomplex subunit 8, translating into MPATLQVPTLEELDAPQVSVSSAVLKAAAHHYGSQCDKPNKEFMLCRWEEKDPRKCLQEGREVNKCALEFFRQIKLHCAEPFTQYWTCVDYTGLLELRHCRKQQAAFDECVLEKLGWVRPDLGQLSKVTKVQTSRPIPENPYHSRPRPEPNKPIEGELKPALHGSRLYFWNW; encoded by the exons ATGCCGGCCACGCTGCAGGTGCCCACGCTGGAGGAGCTGGACGCGCCGCAG GTGAGCGTGAGCTCAGCAGTGCTGAAGGCAGCGGCCCACCACTATGGCTCCCAGTGCGATAAGCCCAACAAGGAGTTCATGCTGTGCCGCTGGGAGGAGAAGGACCCACGCAAGTGTCTCCAGGAGGGCAGGGAAGTGAACAAGTGCGCGCTGGAGTTCTTCAG ACAGATCAAGCTGCACTGTGCAGAGCCATTTACTCAGTACTGGACCTGCGTTGACTACACTGGCCTGCTGGAGCTTCGTCATTGCCGGAAGCAGCAGGCGGCCTTTGACGAGTGCGTGCTGGAGAAGCTGGGCTGGGTCAGGCCAGACTTGGGGCAGCTGTCAAAG gTCACTAAAGTGCAGACCAGCCGACCCATCCCTGAGAATCCATATCATTCCAGGCCCCGACCTGAACCCAACAAGCCCATTGAAGGCGAGCTGAAGCCCGCTTTGCATGGAAGCCGGCTCTATTTCTGGAACTGGTAA
- the MORN5 gene encoding MORN repeat-containing protein 5 isoform X1 — protein MEYTGSTYRGDTVNGRLEGTGAYTVPTETKYVGEMKDGMFHGKGTLHFPSGSKYEGTWDQGISIEGKYTFADGLEYKDKNWRYCDGYDRRFYTEICNGLKPAGISQLTNLDPPRVIPRGCYDCGEGFYNPSTRVVVDYQHRFLRNADDDEHEWIIRTCRKGWDEIVGFQKKKPAPSGKPETQAPHGSL, from the exons ATGGAGTACACGGGCAGCACCTACCGCGGGGACACCGTCAACGGCAG GTTGGAGGGCACTGGCGCTTACACCGTCCCAACAGAGACGAAATACGTTGGAGAAATGAAAGATGGGATGTTTCACGGCAAAGGAACTTTGCATTTTCCCAGTGGAAGCAAATACGAAGGGACCTGGGACCAAGGAATATCCATAGAG GGGAAGTACACCTTTGCTGACGGTTTGGAGTACAAGGACAAGAACTGGCGTTACTGCGATGGCTACGACAGGAGGTTTTACACAGAAATCTGCAACGGTCTAAAGCCAGCAG GCATTTCTCAGCTCACCAACCTGGATCCTCCTCGAGTCATCCCAAGAGGCTGCTACGACTGTGGCGAAGGCTTCTATAATCCCTCCACCAGAGTGGTTGTCGACTACCAACACCGGTTTCTGAGAAACGCAG ATGACGATGAGCACGAGTGGATTATTAGGACCTGCCGGAAAGGCTGGGACGAGATCGTTGGGTTTCAGAAGAAAAAGCCAGCCCCTTCGGGGAAGCCGGAGACTCAGGCTCCCCACGGAAGCCTTTAA
- the LHX6 gene encoding LIM/homeobox protein Lhx6, translated as MFWKKESSAALQQPRTEAQPEGEALPGGGPEREEEEARSAASSPSSPSVCSPPSSASSALLPPKHLCCSCGLEILDRYLLQVNERTWHARCLECSVCRAPLRRQSSCYVKDRQIFCKLDYFSRFGTKCARCGRQIYASDWVRRARGNAYHLACFACFSCKRQLSTGEEFGLVEEKVLCRIHYDTMIENLKRAAENGNGITLEGAVPSEQDSQPKPAKRARTSFTAEQLQVMQAQFAQDNNPDAQTLQKLADMTGLSRRVIQVWFQNCRARHKKHTPQHAVPSSGASQPRLPSALPDDLHYSPFSSPERARMVTLHSYIESQVQCGQMHCRLPYAAPPVHLKADMEGPLSSRGEKVILFQY; from the exons ATGTTCTGGAAGAAGGAGTCCTCCGCAGCCCTCCAGCAGCCGCGGACGGAG GCCCAGCCGGAGGGGGAGGCGCTGCCGGGCGGCGGCCCggagcgggaggaggaggaggcgcgcTCGGCGGCCAGCAGCCCGTCCTCGCCGTCGGTGTGCTCGCCGCCCTCGTCCGCCTCGTCGGCGCTGCTGCCGCCCAAGCACCTCTGCTGCAGCTGCGGCCTGGAGATCCTGGACCGCTACCTGCTGCAGGTGAACGAGCGGACCTGGCACGCGCGCTGCCTGGAGTGCTCCGTCTGCCGCGCCCCGCTGCGCCGCCAGAGCAGCTGCTACGTCAAGGaccgccagatcttctgcaagcTCGACTACTTCAG CCGGTTTGGTACAAAATGTGCCCGTTGCGGGAGGCAGATCTATGCCAGCGACTGGGTCCGGAGAGCCCGCGGCAATGCCTACCACTTGGCCTGCTTTGCTTGCTTCTCCTGCAAGAGGCAGCTGTCCACGGGCGAGGAGTTCGGCCTGGTGGAGGAGAAGGTCCTGTGCCGGATTCACTACGACACCATGATTGAGAACCTGAAGCGAGCGGCGGAGAACG ggaACGGCATCACGTTGGAAGGGGCGGTCCCCTCGGAGCAAGACAGTCAGCCGAAGCCGGCCAAGAGGGCACGGACGTCTTTCACAGCAGAACAGCTGCAG gTCATGCAAGCGCAGTTCGCTCAGGATAACAACCCGGACGCGCAGACCCTACAGAAGCTGGCGGACATGACCGGGCTGAGCAGGAGAGTCATTCAG GTTTGGTTTCAGAACTGCAGAGCGCGGCATAAAAAGCACACGCCCCAACACGCAGTGCCCTCGTCCGGAgcctcccagccccgcctcccctcGGCACTGCCTGATGACCTCCACTACTCCCCCTTCAGCAGCCCCGAGAGGGCCAGGATGGTCACGCTCCACAGCTACATAGAAA GTCAGGTACAGTGTGGACAAATGCACTGCAGGCTCCCTTACGCCGCTCCTCCCGTGCACCTCAAGGCTGACATGGAAGGACCCCTATCAAGTAGGGGGGAGAAG GTCATCCTGTTCCAGTACTGA
- the MORN5 gene encoding MORN repeat-containing protein 5 isoform X2 produces MEYTGSTYRGDTVNGRLEGTGAYTVPTETKYVGEMKDGMFHGKGTLHFPSGSKYEGTWDQGISIEGKYTFADGLEYKDKNWRYCDGYDRRFYTEICNGLKPAGISQLTNLDPPRVIPRGCYDCGEGFYNPSTRVVVDYQHRFLRNAGFVEK; encoded by the exons ATGGAGTACACGGGCAGCACCTACCGCGGGGACACCGTCAACGGCAG GTTGGAGGGCACTGGCGCTTACACCGTCCCAACAGAGACGAAATACGTTGGAGAAATGAAAGATGGGATGTTTCACGGCAAAGGAACTTTGCATTTTCCCAGTGGAAGCAAATACGAAGGGACCTGGGACCAAGGAATATCCATAGAG GGGAAGTACACCTTTGCTGACGGTTTGGAGTACAAGGACAAGAACTGGCGTTACTGCGATGGCTACGACAGGAGGTTTTACACAGAAATCTGCAACGGTCTAAAGCCAGCAG GCATTTCTCAGCTCACCAACCTGGATCCTCCTCGAGTCATCCCAAGAGGCTGCTACGACTGTGGCGAAGGCTTCTATAATCCCTCCACCAGAGTGGTTGTCGACTACCAACACCGGTTTCTGAGAAACGCAG GGTTTGTTGAAAAATAA